A genomic stretch from Lysobacter soyae includes:
- a CDS encoding GGDEF/EAL domain-containing response regulator, which produces MAKQENQTIRILVVDDRPEDAEALVSGMRNEGLPVRATRPASADELADCLAKQSFELVISQQNSETIPLKTLVAEVRRTGKDLPVIMVLEKFEQESVSEAISLDVDGLALSWIPGNVLKIVKREYRQLTGRRDLRRLEASLRESERRCDALIDSSRDPIAYVHEGMHIRANPAYLEMFGYDDFEDVEGMSILDMIAPADTDRFKKLLKGFSKGEIPMDERQEVQARDAEGKSFPAVMEFSHAEYEGEACLQIIFRRQELSADLAQEIDDLKRRDVGTGLLNRPTFLQSLESAVSGAANQNEGHGLLQIQLDHYSQLLGQLGMDAADKLMRALGDRIRPLMTERAELARLGEASLAVLLRHSPHTETRAMAQGIVDAVRDQLLKIDEKSITATASVAAVQIGERNAQVTRVLHRSEELINSAVALGGNRAEMFDPSEVDRAEEARIEAWVQRIRQAIDSNQLALHFQPIANLLGDPQPFYESYLRLLDVSGETIAPGAFLAIAEERDMIREIDSIVIERAAQTLSAHPSDPPVRILAQISKSALSDPALAEEVGAVIAKYNLRPGQLFLLTHESNASTQLAQAAELQKALDRVGSGLVIGQFGAGLNSIQLMEHLKPKFVKLDNSFMTDFAKSPDQQAKVRQLAEAAKAAGIPTIAPQVSDTASMTSLFTNSVEFVEGNFLSPPGPNLDFEF; this is translated from the coding sequence ATGGCAAAGCAAGAAAACCAGACCATCCGAATCCTCGTCGTAGATGACCGTCCCGAAGATGCGGAAGCATTGGTCAGTGGTATGCGCAATGAAGGCCTGCCGGTTCGCGCCACGCGCCCCGCGTCCGCCGACGAGCTGGCGGATTGCCTGGCGAAACAATCATTCGAGTTGGTGATCTCACAGCAAAACAGCGAGACGATCCCGCTTAAAACGCTCGTTGCCGAAGTGCGTCGCACCGGCAAGGACCTTCCAGTCATCATGGTGCTCGAGAAGTTCGAGCAAGAAAGCGTCTCCGAAGCCATCAGTCTCGACGTGGATGGATTGGCATTGTCATGGATCCCCGGCAACGTCTTGAAGATCGTCAAACGGGAATACCGCCAACTCACCGGACGCCGCGACCTTCGCCGGTTGGAAGCCAGCCTTCGTGAAAGCGAACGCCGCTGTGATGCCTTGATTGATTCGTCGCGGGATCCGATCGCCTATGTGCACGAAGGCATGCACATCCGCGCCAACCCGGCCTACTTGGAAATGTTCGGCTACGACGATTTCGAAGACGTCGAAGGCATGTCCATTCTCGACATGATCGCGCCAGCAGACACCGATCGCTTCAAAAAACTCTTGAAAGGATTCTCCAAAGGCGAAATCCCCATGGACGAGCGTCAGGAAGTGCAAGCCAGAGATGCCGAAGGCAAGAGCTTTCCTGCGGTGATGGAGTTCTCCCATGCCGAATACGAAGGTGAGGCGTGCCTGCAGATCATCTTCCGTCGCCAAGAGCTGTCCGCCGATCTCGCCCAAGAAATCGATGATCTGAAACGACGTGACGTCGGCACCGGCCTGCTCAACCGCCCCACATTCCTGCAATCGCTGGAAAGCGCCGTGTCGGGTGCGGCCAACCAGAATGAAGGTCATGGCCTCCTGCAAATCCAATTGGACCACTACAGCCAATTGCTCGGCCAGCTGGGCATGGACGCCGCCGACAAACTGATGCGGGCATTGGGCGACCGCATTCGCCCCCTGATGACCGAGCGCGCCGAACTGGCACGCCTGGGAGAAGCGTCCTTGGCGGTGTTGTTGCGACACTCACCGCATACCGAGACGCGCGCAATGGCGCAAGGCATTGTCGATGCCGTTCGCGACCAACTGCTCAAGATCGACGAAAAATCGATCACTGCGACGGCAAGCGTGGCGGCGGTACAGATCGGTGAACGTAATGCACAGGTCACGCGCGTTTTGCACCGTTCGGAAGAACTCATCAACAGCGCGGTCGCCTTGGGCGGCAACCGCGCAGAAATGTTTGATCCCAGTGAAGTGGACCGTGCCGAAGAGGCCCGCATCGAAGCCTGGGTGCAGCGCATTCGCCAAGCGATTGATTCGAACCAATTGGCCCTGCACTTCCAGCCGATCGCCAATCTGCTGGGTGACCCGCAGCCGTTCTACGAATCCTATTTGCGTCTGCTGGATGTGTCAGGTGAAACCATCGCACCCGGCGCGTTCCTGGCCATTGCCGAAGAGCGCGACATGATTCGCGAGATCGACAGCATCGTGATTGAACGTGCTGCGCAAACCCTGTCAGCGCATCCCTCCGATCCGCCGGTGCGCATCCTCGCGCAAATCAGCAAATCCGCGCTCTCGGACCCCGCCCTCGCCGAGGAAGTCGGTGCCGTCATCGCCAAGTACAACTTGCGACCCGGCCAATTGTTCTTGTTGACACACGAATCCAATGCATCAACACAACTGGCGCAGGCGGCGGAATTGCAGAAGGCGCTGGATAGAGTCGGCAGCGGTCTCGTCATCGGCCAATTCGGTGCCGGCCTCAACTCCATCCAGTTGATGGAACACCTCAAGCCGAAGTTCGTGAAACTCGACAACAGCTTCATGACCGACTTTGCCAAATCCCCCGATCAGCAAGCCAAGGTGCGCCAGTTGGCCGAGGCGGCGAAAGCGGCCGGCATTCCGACCATTGCGCCGCAGGTGTCGGACACCGCCTCGATGACCTCGCTGTTTACCAATAGTGTCGAGTTCGTGGAAGGCAACTTCCTGTCGCCACCGGGACCGAATCTGGACTTCGAATTCTGA
- a CDS encoding TRZ/ATZ family hydrolase, with the protein MHSDSTPEACDLLIEPGYVVPVVPHAVVLEDHAVAINGDKIVDILPTSDARRKYAAARTVSRPNAALIPGFVNAHTHNPMSLMRGVADDLPLKVWLQQHIWPIEAAVIGPDFVEAGCTHAVAEMLRCGTTTCNENYFFPDIQAQTYEKLGFRVRVGLPVIDFPTAWAKDDDEYFARAEAVHQALASSKLVSTAMAPHAPYTVDDDNFSRVRDMAEKLGIPVHLHLHETAQEVEQSIADYGVRPIERLRRLGLINRNLIAVHMTQLTREEIHLCSEQGVSVVHCPESNLKLASGFCPACALMKAGVNLAIGTDGVASNNDLDMIGETRTAAILAKAVAEDASALSAPEALRAATLGGAKAMHLDHDIGSIEVGKQADLACIDLSSVETQPLFHVISQIIYAASRNDVSDVWIAGKQKLEKRVLVDMDESAVLANAHVWREKIAAVGVQR; encoded by the coding sequence ATGCACAGTGATTCCACACCCGAGGCCTGCGACCTCCTGATCGAACCCGGCTATGTGGTGCCCGTCGTGCCGCACGCCGTGGTACTGGAAGACCATGCCGTCGCCATTAATGGCGACAAAATTGTCGATATCCTGCCGACATCCGATGCACGCCGGAAATATGCCGCCGCGCGTACGGTATCGCGACCCAACGCGGCCTTGATTCCTGGATTCGTCAACGCGCACACCCATAATCCGATGAGTTTGATGCGCGGGGTCGCCGACGATTTGCCGTTGAAAGTCTGGTTGCAGCAGCACATTTGGCCGATTGAAGCGGCGGTCATCGGGCCTGACTTTGTTGAGGCAGGTTGTACGCATGCGGTCGCTGAAATGCTCCGCTGCGGCACCACAACTTGTAATGAAAACTATTTTTTCCCTGACATCCAAGCGCAAACCTACGAAAAGTTGGGCTTTCGCGTGCGTGTCGGTCTGCCGGTGATCGATTTTCCGACGGCCTGGGCCAAGGACGACGACGAATACTTCGCGCGCGCGGAGGCTGTGCATCAGGCCTTGGCCTCCAGCAAGTTGGTCAGCACCGCGATGGCACCGCACGCGCCGTATACGGTCGACGACGACAACTTCTCCCGTGTGCGTGACATGGCCGAGAAGCTGGGTATACCGGTGCATTTGCATTTGCATGAGACAGCGCAGGAAGTCGAGCAATCCATCGCCGATTACGGCGTGCGTCCGATTGAACGATTGCGTCGCTTGGGACTCATCAACCGCAATCTGATCGCGGTGCACATGACCCAACTGACGCGCGAGGAAATTCATCTGTGCTCGGAGCAGGGCGTCAGCGTTGTGCATTGCCCGGAGTCGAATCTGAAACTCGCTTCGGGTTTCTGTCCGGCTTGTGCACTGATGAAGGCCGGTGTGAATCTGGCCATCGGCACTGACGGCGTTGCCAGCAATAACGACCTCGACATGATCGGCGAAACCCGGACGGCAGCGATTTTGGCGAAGGCGGTGGCCGAAGACGCTTCGGCGTTGTCCGCGCCGGAAGCCTTGCGCGCAGCGACGTTGGGCGGCGCGAAAGCCATGCACTTAGATCACGACATCGGGTCGATTGAAGTGGGCAAACAAGCCGACCTGGCCTGCATTGATTTGTCGTCTGTCGAAACCCAACCGCTCTTCCATGTGATTTCGCAAATCATCTACGCGGCATCGCGCAACGATGTGAGTGATGTGTGGATCGCCGGAAAGCAAAAACTTGAGAAGCGCGTGTTGGTGGATATGGACGAAAGTGCCGTGTTGGCCAATGCGCACGTTTGGCGCGAAAAGATCGCCGCAGTGGGAGTTCAACGATGA
- the gluQRS gene encoding tRNA glutamyl-Q(34) synthetase GluQRS translates to MKHPIGRFAPSPTGDLHAGSIIAALGSYLFAKSAQGTWRVRIEDVDGIREVPGAADRQQAQLALLGLHADGEIVRQSDRNALYQTALDRLVAQGHAFECHCSRSDLAAQGGVHRHCVPDRKRPDPAWRLRVPDHCEIAFDDLLHGHKQDRVDLDVGDFVLKRADGFWAYQMAVVIDDAAQQISEVVRGSDLLDSTARQIFLQQCLDLPRPVYAHLPLLLDAEGRKYSKTLESEAVTPANAEHVLSQAWRMLGQMPLRTGTKFDAETWLSRALDAFDAGRIPTAQIRT, encoded by the coding sequence GTGAAGCACCCCATCGGCCGCTTTGCACCCTCACCTACCGGTGATTTGCACGCCGGCTCGATCATCGCGGCACTTGGCAGTTATCTTTTTGCAAAATCCGCCCAAGGGACTTGGCGGGTTCGCATCGAAGATGTGGATGGTATCCGGGAAGTCCCGGGCGCTGCCGATCGACAGCAGGCACAGTTGGCGCTGTTAGGCCTGCATGCAGATGGCGAGATCGTCCGCCAGTCCGACCGCAACGCCCTGTACCAAACCGCCCTTGATCGACTCGTGGCGCAGGGCCATGCGTTCGAATGTCATTGCAGCCGGTCCGATCTGGCTGCACAAGGCGGCGTTCACCGTCACTGTGTGCCAGATCGCAAACGACCCGATCCGGCATGGCGGCTGCGCGTGCCTGATCACTGTGAGATTGCCTTCGACGACCTGTTGCATGGTCACAAGCAAGATCGCGTCGACCTCGACGTGGGCGATTTCGTTTTGAAACGCGCAGATGGTTTCTGGGCGTACCAGATGGCGGTCGTGATTGATGACGCAGCGCAACAGATCAGCGAAGTCGTTCGCGGATCGGATTTGTTGGATTCAACCGCGCGTCAAATCTTTCTGCAGCAATGTCTGGACTTGCCCAGACCCGTTTATGCACACCTTCCTTTGCTGCTTGATGCAGAAGGCCGAAAGTACTCGAAAACCCTTGAATCCGAGGCTGTGACGCCGGCCAATGCCGAACATGTTTTGTCGCAAGCGTGGCGGATGTTGGGACAAATGCCGCTGCGCACAGGGACGAAATTCGACGCAGAAACATGGCTGTCGCGGGCGCTGGATGCCTTCGATGCCGGACGCATCCCAACGGCACAAATCCGTACCTGA
- a CDS encoding M23 family metallopeptidase, whose protein sequence is MRTVSYRVWLLGALLFASQANAQGIDPQRVISMQTEALEGSLVMGRAPIGTKVSVFGKDIRVGADGSFVFAVPREAEGSVRVTFAPRSGIAFSQEVKVLPKQWVEQRVNGVPPATVNPPPAIAERIAREQALVVEARKRDDDREDFLQTFIWPVRGRISGQFGNRRVYNGQPGSAHSGADIAAPAGTPIKAPADGVISFANKDLYLTGGTVVLDHGFGVSTNYLHMSRIDVKVGDVVKQGQVIGAVGSTGRATGPHLHWGMSWFETRVDPLLMVK, encoded by the coding sequence ATTCGCACGGTGAGCTATCGCGTGTGGTTGTTGGGCGCCCTCCTTTTCGCCTCACAAGCTAACGCGCAAGGCATCGATCCGCAGCGGGTGATTTCCATGCAGACCGAGGCGCTGGAAGGCAGTCTGGTGATGGGACGTGCGCCGATCGGCACGAAGGTGTCGGTCTTCGGCAAAGACATCCGTGTCGGCGCTGATGGCAGCTTTGTTTTTGCGGTGCCACGAGAAGCGGAAGGCAGCGTGCGCGTGACGTTTGCACCGCGTAGCGGCATCGCATTTTCGCAAGAGGTCAAAGTCCTGCCCAAGCAATGGGTGGAGCAGCGCGTCAACGGTGTGCCGCCAGCGACGGTGAATCCACCGCCCGCGATCGCCGAACGCATCGCGCGTGAACAAGCATTGGTCGTCGAAGCACGCAAACGTGACGACGACCGCGAAGACTTCTTGCAGACGTTCATTTGGCCGGTGCGAGGTCGCATTAGTGGTCAATTCGGAAATCGTCGTGTGTATAACGGCCAGCCGGGATCCGCCCACTCGGGTGCCGACATTGCCGCCCCTGCCGGCACGCCGATCAAGGCGCCCGCCGATGGCGTGATCAGTTTCGCCAACAAAGACCTCTATCTGACCGGCGGCACGGTCGTGCTGGATCACGGCTTCGGCGTCAGCACGAACTACTTGCACATGTCGCGCATCGACGTGAAGGTCGGCGACGTCGTCAAGCAAGGTCAGGTCATCGGTGCCGTGGGTTCCACCGGCCGGGCAACCGGACCCCACCTGCACTGGGGCATGAGTTGGTTTGAAACGCGGGTGGATCCGCTGTTGATGGTGAAATAA
- the epmB gene encoding EF-P beta-lysylation protein EpmB, with translation MIPAALPIQKTAHSWQAAWRNAVTDPADLLARLGLGHRLAELSEAAMAQFPLRVPESFVARMVPGDMNDPLLRQVLPVDAETDKVPGYSFDAVGDGSAMAAQGLLHKYAGRVLLVTTGSCAIHCRYCFRRHFPYAEASASPNDWDAAISHIAADASISEVILSGGDPLSLSTAKLAALTDQLAGIDHVRRLRIHSRLPVVLPERVDDELIAWLSAVSMPVTWVVHANHANEFDDAVAAALSRIRLPHVTLLNQAVLLRGVNDSVDALADLSERAYAQGVLPYYLHLLDRVHGAAHFDVIESEAKTLISLLRARLPGYLVPRLARETEGNDSKDLLA, from the coding sequence ATGATACCTGCAGCCCTTCCCATCCAAAAGACCGCCCACAGCTGGCAAGCCGCGTGGCGCAACGCTGTCACCGACCCGGCCGACCTGCTTGCGCGCCTCGGATTGGGGCATCGGCTGGCCGAGCTCTCCGAGGCCGCCATGGCGCAGTTTCCATTGCGCGTGCCTGAAAGCTTTGTGGCGCGCATGGTGCCGGGTGACATGAACGACCCCTTGCTTCGCCAAGTGCTGCCGGTGGACGCGGAAACCGACAAGGTTCCCGGCTACAGCTTCGATGCCGTGGGTGACGGCAGCGCGATGGCCGCCCAGGGCCTCTTGCATAAGTACGCGGGCCGGGTCTTGCTGGTCACCACCGGAAGCTGTGCCATCCACTGCCGCTATTGCTTCCGACGGCACTTTCCTTATGCGGAGGCTTCCGCCTCACCCAACGATTGGGATGCCGCCATCAGCCATATCGCGGCCGATGCATCGATTTCGGAGGTCATCCTCTCCGGTGGCGACCCCCTGTCGCTCTCCACCGCCAAACTCGCCGCGCTGACCGATCAATTGGCGGGCATCGATCATGTCCGTCGCCTGCGCATCCACTCGCGCTTGCCGGTGGTTTTGCCCGAACGGGTCGACGACGAATTGATCGCTTGGTTGTCCGCCGTGTCAATGCCCGTGACTTGGGTGGTGCACGCAAACCACGCCAACGAGTTCGACGATGCGGTCGCGGCAGCGCTATCCCGCATTCGGCTGCCCCATGTCACGCTGTTGAATCAGGCGGTCCTGCTGCGCGGTGTGAACGACAGCGTCGATGCCCTCGCCGACTTGAGTGAACGCGCATACGCACAAGGGGTTTTGCCCTATTACCTGCATTTGCTCGACCGTGTGCATGGCGCCGCCCATTTCGATGTCATCGAATCCGAAGCGAAAACGTTGATATCCCTGTTGCGTGCACGCCTGCCGGGGTACTTGGTACCCAGACTGGCGCGGGAAACCGAGGGCAATGACAGCAAAGACCTGCTGGCCTGA
- the gph gene encoding phosphoglycolate phosphatase (PGP is an essential enzyme in the glycolate salvage pathway in higher organisms (photorespiration in plants). Phosphoglycolate results from the oxidase activity of RubisCO in the Calvin cycle when concentrations of carbon dioxide are low relative to oxygen. This enzyme is a member of the Haloacid Dehalogenase (HAD) superfamily of aspartate-nucleophile hydrolase enzymes (PF00702).): MSALPKVVLFDLDGTLLDSAPDMLATINLMKAARGAAPMALSQLRPHVSKGSRAMISAAFPEWDAQTRDAHVPEFLDIYARESGRHGRPFPGVEDFLQWLEAAGVRWGIVTNKPEGLARDIVRKVGWLDRSEVLIGGDSLAERKPHPLPLLHAVATMGVSVDDCVYVGDDERDIEAARAANMRSAVALWGYRLEGDAPETWGGDVMLQDIADLRAADAWP; the protein is encoded by the coding sequence ATGTCTGCATTACCGAAAGTCGTGCTGTTCGATCTGGACGGCACCTTGCTCGACAGTGCGCCCGACATGTTGGCCACGATCAATCTGATGAAGGCGGCGCGCGGTGCCGCGCCTATGGCGCTGTCTCAGCTGCGCCCACACGTCTCCAAAGGGTCCAGAGCGATGATCAGCGCGGCATTTCCCGAGTGGGATGCGCAAACGCGTGACGCGCATGTGCCCGAATTCCTTGACATCTATGCACGTGAGTCTGGTCGCCATGGCCGTCCGTTTCCCGGTGTTGAAGACTTCTTGCAATGGCTTGAAGCGGCCGGCGTGCGCTGGGGCATTGTCACCAACAAGCCCGAGGGGTTGGCGCGCGACATCGTCCGGAAAGTCGGCTGGCTTGACCGCAGCGAAGTGTTGATTGGCGGTGACAGCTTGGCCGAACGCAAGCCGCATCCGTTACCGCTGTTGCATGCCGTTGCGACCATGGGCGTGTCGGTGGACGACTGTGTCTACGTCGGTGATGACGAACGCGATATTGAGGCCGCGCGCGCGGCCAACATGCGCTCCGCGGTGGCGTTGTGGGGCTATCGCTTGGAAGGCGATGCGCCGGAAACCTGGGGCGGTGATGTCATGTTGCAAGACATCGCCGACTTGAGAGCCGCGGACGCATGGCCTTGA
- the ubiG gene encoding bifunctional 2-polyprenyl-6-hydroxyphenol methylase/3-demethylubiquinol 3-O-methyltransferase UbiG produces MTTHVNARQAELDKFGALASRWWDENGPQKALHALNPVRLGYIEARVALAGQKVLDVGCGGGLLSEAMARNGATVTGIDLAPELVEVAKLHALDQGVEVEYLQVPVEALAAERPGHYDVVTCMEMLEHVPDPGAILAACASLLKPGGTLCVSTLNRTPAAFALAIVGAEYIARILPTGTHQYRDFIKPAELAQGIRAAGLTLDDVSGIEYLPIGNRARLSTRTDINYLATARKAS; encoded by the coding sequence ATGACAACGCATGTCAATGCACGCCAAGCCGAGCTCGATAAATTCGGCGCGCTGGCAAGCCGTTGGTGGGACGAAAACGGACCGCAAAAGGCGCTACATGCCTTGAATCCGGTGCGTCTTGGCTATATCGAGGCGCGCGTCGCGCTGGCCGGCCAGAAAGTTTTGGACGTGGGCTGCGGTGGCGGGTTGCTGAGCGAGGCGATGGCACGCAATGGCGCCACCGTGACCGGCATCGATTTGGCACCGGAGCTGGTTGAAGTGGCGAAGCTGCATGCGTTGGATCAAGGCGTGGAAGTGGAATATCTGCAGGTTCCCGTTGAGGCACTCGCCGCAGAGCGGCCCGGGCACTACGACGTGGTGACCTGCATGGAAATGCTTGAGCACGTGCCGGATCCGGGTGCCATTCTCGCGGCCTGTGCGAGCTTGTTGAAGCCGGGTGGGACGCTCTGCGTTTCCACACTCAATCGCACACCGGCGGCGTTTGCGTTGGCGATTGTCGGCGCTGAATACATTGCCCGGATTTTGCCGACCGGCACGCACCAATATCGGGATTTCATCAAGCCGGCGGAATTGGCCCAAGGGATTCGCGCGGCTGGACTCACGTTGGACGACGTTAGCGGCATTGAATATTTGCCCATCGGCAATCGTGCACGCCTCAGCACGCGGACCGATATCAATTATTTGGCGACGGCGCGGAAAGCAAGCTGA
- the folE2 gene encoding GTP cyclohydrolase FolE2 encodes MNESHQTNTALPDVAGDAADFARPLDWVGMAGMAMPLEVAPGMRVPAEADVEVNLTDSAARGIHMSRLYLTLQADLANGLLTTQRMAEVLADCIASQGGNADAARLHLRFLQLIDRKALVSQFSGWKQYPVQVRATRTQDVTQFELRVDIDYSSTCPASAALSRQKNAEAFVSAFGKGDADAQAVAEWLQSKQGMAATPHAQRSRAEVSITLHESPAALPIETVIDLVEDALGTPVQTAVKREDEQAFAVRNAENLMFCEDAARRVAAALSHQTALGTEFSVRVAHVESLHAHDAVASVRGKILAR; translated from the coding sequence ATGAACGAGTCACATCAAACGAACACGGCATTGCCGGATGTCGCCGGTGATGCCGCCGATTTTGCGCGGCCCTTGGATTGGGTCGGCATGGCCGGCATGGCGATGCCGTTGGAAGTCGCCCCCGGCATGCGCGTGCCAGCCGAAGCGGACGTCGAAGTCAATCTCACCGATAGCGCGGCGCGTGGCATCCACATGTCGCGCCTTTACCTCACGCTTCAAGCCGATTTGGCCAATGGTCTGCTGACCACACAACGGATGGCCGAAGTGTTGGCGGATTGCATCGCGTCGCAAGGCGGCAATGCTGACGCTGCGCGCTTGCACCTGCGATTCCTGCAGTTGATCGATCGAAAAGCCTTGGTCAGTCAGTTTTCCGGCTGGAAACAGTATCCCGTTCAAGTCCGTGCGACGCGAACCCAGGACGTGACCCAATTTGAATTACGCGTGGACATCGACTACTCCAGCACCTGTCCGGCGTCCGCGGCCTTGTCACGACAAAAAAATGCCGAGGCCTTTGTTTCCGCATTCGGCAAGGGCGATGCGGATGCGCAAGCCGTTGCCGAATGGTTGCAGTCGAAACAAGGTATGGCGGCCACTCCGCATGCGCAGCGTAGCCGCGCCGAAGTTTCGATCACGTTGCACGAATCGCCGGCCGCGTTGCCGATTGAAACGGTCATCGACCTGGTCGAAGACGCGTTGGGCACGCCGGTACAAACAGCGGTGAAGCGCGAAGACGAACAGGCATTCGCCGTACGCAACGCCGAAAACCTCATGTTCTGTGAAGATGCGGCGAGGAGGGTTGCCGCCGCACTGTCGCATCAAACCGCGTTGGGTACGGAATTTTCCGTGCGCGTGGCGCACGTTGAAAGCTTGCATGCCCACGATGCGGTGGCATCGGTGCGCGGCAAAATTCTTGCCCGCTGA
- the efp gene encoding elongation factor P translates to MATLGMNDVKTGQKILVNNDPCVITETEYVKPGKGQAFTRMKFRNIKNGRVQEITMKATDSVEVADVMDTDMQFLYADGEYWHFMNPESFEQVQADKAGMGGAEKWLKGEEDCVVTLWNGTPIAVQPPNFVELKITETDPGVRGDTSGGGGKPAVLETGAVVRVPLFVGQEEIIKVDTRSGEYVSRVK, encoded by the coding sequence ATGGCCACTTTGGGTATGAACGACGTCAAGACCGGCCAAAAGATTTTGGTCAATAACGATCCTTGCGTCATCACTGAAACCGAGTACGTGAAGCCGGGTAAAGGCCAAGCCTTCACCCGCATGAAGTTCCGCAACATCAAGAACGGTCGCGTGCAAGAAATCACCATGAAAGCGACCGACAGCGTCGAAGTCGCGGACGTCATGGATACCGACATGCAGTTCCTCTACGCCGACGGCGAATACTGGCACTTCATGAACCCCGAAAGTTTCGAGCAGGTCCAAGCCGATAAAGCCGGCATGGGCGGCGCGGAAAAGTGGTTGAAGGGCGAAGAGGATTGCGTCGTCACCTTGTGGAACGGCACGCCGATTGCGGTTCAGCCGCCGAACTTCGTCGAACTCAAGATCACCGAAACCGATCCGGGTGTGCGCGGTGACACCTCCGGCGGTGGCGGCAAGCCGGCCGTACTGGAAACCGGTGCAGTGGTCCGCGTGCCTTTGTTCGTCGGTCAAGAAGAAATCATCAAGGTCGACACCCGTAGTGGCGAATATGTCAGCCGCGTGAAATAA
- a CDS encoding dihydroorotase — protein MSSTLITNARIVNEGREFVADLRIENDRIALIGDALAAKPGETVRDAQGAWLMPGMVDDQVHFRDPGLTHKGDLATESRAAVAGGITSFMDMPNTVPPTLNADVLEAKYANAAGRSAGNYGFYMGASNDNLEHIKVIDPLATPGVKVFMGASTGNMLVDDPEVLDGIFAAAPVPIITHCEDTPMIDAMMAKYQAEFGDALSAEQHPDIRCREACMKSTLLALELAKRHDARLHVLHISTADELALFERGPLIRADGTRKRITAETCVHFLHFDRADYATLGNFIKCNPAIKDESDRLAILRALADDVLDVLATDHAPHTLEEKQSPYAKAPSGLPLVQYALVSALERAHEGALTRAQVVQKFAHAPAQLFDVKDRGFIREGGYADLVLVESLPMTVKREDVLSKCGWSPFEGQSFHHRIASTWVNGELAWDGKSVVNATAGRRMEFAR, from the coding sequence ATGTCATCGACACTGATCACCAACGCACGCATCGTCAACGAGGGGCGTGAGTTCGTCGCCGATCTGCGCATCGAGAACGACCGCATCGCCCTCATCGGCGACGCCCTCGCCGCCAAACCGGGCGAAACGGTACGCGATGCACAAGGTGCGTGGTTGATGCCCGGCATGGTCGATGACCAAGTCCATTTCCGTGATCCCGGTCTGACCCACAAGGGCGATCTGGCCACTGAGTCACGCGCTGCGGTGGCGGGCGGCATCACCAGTTTCATGGACATGCCCAACACGGTACCGCCCACCCTGAACGCGGACGTTCTGGAGGCCAAGTACGCCAATGCGGCGGGTCGTAGTGCCGGCAATTACGGCTTTTACATGGGCGCGAGTAACGACAACCTGGAACACATCAAGGTCATCGATCCGCTGGCCACGCCCGGTGTGAAGGTGTTCATGGGTGCCTCGACGGGCAACATGTTGGTGGATGATCCGGAAGTGCTCGACGGCATATTCGCCGCGGCGCCGGTGCCGATCATCACCCATTGCGAAGACACGCCCATGATCGACGCAATGATGGCCAAGTACCAAGCCGAATTCGGCGATGCCTTGAGTGCCGAGCAGCATCCGGATATCCGTTGCCGTGAAGCGTGTATGAAGTCGACTTTGCTGGCGCTTGAACTGGCCAAACGACACGATGCGCGCCTGCATGTTCTGCACATTTCCACCGCCGACGAATTGGCCCTGTTCGAGCGTGGCCCCCTGATTCGCGCCGACGGCACACGCAAGCGCATCACGGCGGAAACCTGCGTGCATTTCCTGCATTTCGATCGCGCTGATTACGCGACGCTTGGCAATTTCATCAAGTGCAATCCGGCCATAAAGGATGAATCCGATCGCCTGGCGATTTTGCGCGCCTTGGCGGACGACGTGCTGGATGTGTTGGCCACCGATCATGCGCCGCACACCTTGGAAGAGAAACAATCCCCCTATGCAAAGGCGCCTAGCGGCTTGCCGTTGGTGCAGTACGCGCTGGTTTCGGCGTTGGAGCGTGCACATGAAGGCGCCCTCACCCGTGCGCAAGTTGTTCAAAAATTCGCACACGCCCCCGCGCAATTGTTCGATGTCAAAGATCGCGGATTCATTCGAGAAGGTGGCTATGCCGATCTTGTGTTGGTCGAATCGCTGCCGATGACTGTGAAGCGCGAGGACGTCCTCAGCAAATGCGGTTGGTCGCCGTTTGAAGGGCAAAGTTTCCATCACCGCATTGCGTCGACCTGGGTCAACGGTGAATTGGCTTGGGATGGCAAATCCGTGGTCAACGCAACCGCCGGCCGTCGCATGGAATTCGCACGGTGA